Proteins co-encoded in one Paraburkholderia terrae genomic window:
- the hydA gene encoding dihydropyrimidinase, whose product MTTLIRGGTVIDSDRTHRADVLIADPQDGGTILQIERTIDPPAGVNIVDAHDQYVMPGGIDPHTHMELPFMGTTASDDFYTGTAAGLSGGTTSIIDFVIPSPKQPLMDAFKEWRGWAEKASSDYGFHVAVTWWDDSVYRDMGTLVHEHGVSSFKHFMAYKNAIMADDEVLVNSFSRSLELGALPTVHAENGELVFQLQKQLLAKGFKGPEAHPLSRPPEVEGEAANRAIRIAQVLGVPVYIVHVSSKEAVEAISRARNEGQRVFGEVLPGHLVIDESVYRDPDWTRAAAHVMSPPFRTSEHREALWRGLQSGQLHTTATDHCVFCASQKAMGREDFTKIPNGCGGVEDRMSVLWHEGVNKGRITPNEFVRITSANAAQIFNLYPRKGAVQVGADADLVIWDPAATKTISVKTHHQKVDFNVFEGMTVQGVAMHTFTRGGHAWADGDLRAQRGAGQYLKRPPNAAYYDAVRVANKLKEPHPVER is encoded by the coding sequence ATGACAACCCTGATTCGCGGCGGCACGGTAATCGATTCGGACCGCACGCACAGAGCCGATGTGCTGATCGCGGACCCGCAGGACGGCGGCACGATCCTGCAGATCGAACGCACGATCGATCCGCCCGCGGGCGTGAACATCGTCGATGCGCACGACCAGTATGTGATGCCAGGCGGCATCGATCCGCACACACACATGGAACTGCCCTTCATGGGCACGACGGCCAGCGACGACTTCTATACGGGCACGGCGGCGGGCTTGTCGGGCGGCACGACGAGCATCATCGATTTCGTGATTCCCAGCCCGAAGCAGCCGCTGATGGATGCATTCAAGGAATGGCGCGGCTGGGCCGAGAAGGCATCGTCCGATTACGGCTTTCATGTGGCCGTGACATGGTGGGACGATTCCGTGTATCGCGACATGGGCACGCTCGTGCATGAACATGGTGTGTCGAGCTTCAAGCACTTCATGGCCTACAAGAACGCAATCATGGCCGACGACGAAGTGCTCGTGAACAGCTTCTCGCGTTCGCTCGAACTCGGCGCGCTGCCCACCGTTCACGCGGAGAACGGCGAACTCGTATTCCAGTTGCAGAAACAGTTGCTCGCGAAGGGCTTTAAGGGACCGGAGGCGCATCCGCTGTCGCGTCCGCCCGAAGTGGAAGGGGAGGCCGCGAATCGCGCGATCCGCATTGCTCAGGTGCTCGGCGTGCCCGTCTACATCGTGCATGTGTCGTCGAAAGAAGCCGTCGAAGCGATTTCGCGCGCACGCAACGAAGGGCAGCGCGTGTTCGGCGAAGTGCTGCCGGGGCATCTGGTGATCGATGAATCGGTGTATCGCGATCCCGACTGGACGCGCGCCGCCGCGCACGTGATGAGCCCGCCGTTTCGCACCAGCGAGCATCGCGAGGCTTTGTGGCGCGGGCTGCAATCAGGCCAGTTGCACACGACGGCCACCGACCACTGCGTATTCTGCGCATCGCAGAAGGCGATGGGCCGGGAGGACTTCACGAAGATTCCGAACGGCTGCGGCGGTGTCGAAGACCGGATGTCGGTGTTATGGCATGAGGGTGTGAACAAAGGGCGCATCACGCCGAACGAGTTCGTGCGGATCACGTCGGCGAACGCCGCGCAGATATTCAACCTCTATCCGCGCAAGGGCGCGGTGCAGGTCGGCGCCGACGCCGATCTCGTCATCTGGGACCCGGCGGCGACGAAGACGATCTCGGTGAAGACACATCATCAGAAGGTCGACTTCAACGTGTTCGAAGGGATGACGGTGCAGGGCGTCGCGATGCACACGTTCACGCGCGGCGGGCATGCATGGGCCGATGGCGATCTGCGCGCGCAACGCGGCGCGGGCCAATATCTGAAGCGTCCGCCAAACGCCGCCTATTACGATGCCGTGCGGGTCGCGAACAAGCTGAAGGAGCCGCATCCCGTCGAGCGCTAA
- a CDS encoding amino acid ABC transporter substrate-binding protein yields MKSIRSLLLIGLLQVATATAAFAADDLAKIKSAGAFKVGTEGTYAPFTYHDSSNQLTGFDVDIARAIAAKLGVKAEFIEGKWDGLIAGLDANRYDAVINEVAVTDARKQKYDFSDPYIVSHAALIVASNNTTIKNFDDLKGKKSANTLTSNFGKIAAAHGAEVIPVQGFNESIDLLTSGRVDATVNDSLSFLDFKKHKPDAKVKIAAIDTSSDSSDHSAVLIRKGNPDLQAAINKALAEIKADGTYAKISEKYFGKDVSK; encoded by the coding sequence ATGAAGTCGATTCGATCCCTTCTGCTGATCGGCCTGTTGCAAGTCGCAACGGCGACGGCCGCATTCGCCGCTGACGACCTCGCGAAGATCAAGTCCGCCGGCGCCTTCAAGGTCGGTACGGAAGGCACCTATGCGCCGTTCACGTACCACGACTCGTCGAACCAGTTGACGGGCTTCGACGTCGATATTGCCCGCGCGATCGCGGCCAAGCTGGGTGTGAAGGCAGAGTTCATCGAAGGCAAGTGGGACGGCCTGATCGCCGGTCTCGACGCGAACCGCTACGACGCGGTGATCAACGAAGTGGCCGTGACCGACGCGCGCAAGCAGAAGTACGACTTCTCGGACCCGTACATCGTGTCGCACGCCGCGCTGATCGTGGCCTCGAACAACACCACGATCAAGAACTTCGACGACCTGAAGGGCAAGAAGTCGGCCAACACGCTGACCAGCAATTTCGGCAAGATCGCCGCTGCGCACGGCGCGGAAGTGATCCCCGTGCAGGGCTTCAACGAATCGATCGATCTGCTGACGTCGGGCCGCGTCGACGCGACTGTCAACGACTCGCTGTCGTTCCTCGACTTCAAGAAGCACAAGCCGGATGCGAAGGTGAAGATCGCCGCCATCGATACCTCGTCGGACAGTTCGGACCATTCGGCCGTCCTGATCCGCAAGGGCAATCCTGATCTGCAGGCCGCCATCAACAAGGCGCTGGCAGAGATCAAGGCGGACGGCACGTACGCGAAGATCTCCGAAAAGTACTTCGGCAAAGACGTTTCCAAGTAA
- a CDS encoding amino acid ABC transporter permease: MPAWLHLMGESLWPLLYAGLVFTVPLTLVSFAIGIALAFIVALVRLFGPGWSVAIVRFYVWLFRGSPLLVQLFVIFYGLPNVGIVLDPLTAAIIGFSLNVGAYNSEVIRGVIESIPKGQWEAAYSMGMTRGQALRRAILPQAARVALPPLSNSFIALVKDTSLAAVLTVPEIFQAAQRIASVTYEPLILYTEAALIYLVFSSVLSSAQVRLERRFGRHALFTSGN; this comes from the coding sequence ATGCCTGCATGGTTGCACCTGATGGGTGAATCGCTGTGGCCGCTGCTTTATGCGGGCCTGGTGTTCACCGTGCCGTTGACGCTCGTGTCGTTTGCGATCGGGATCGCGCTCGCGTTCATCGTGGCGCTGGTCCGGCTGTTCGGGCCGGGCTGGTCGGTAGCGATCGTGCGCTTCTATGTGTGGCTGTTTCGTGGCTCGCCGCTGCTGGTCCAGCTGTTCGTCATCTTCTATGGCTTGCCGAATGTCGGGATCGTGCTCGATCCGCTGACGGCAGCCATCATCGGCTTCTCGCTGAACGTCGGCGCGTATAACTCGGAAGTGATACGCGGCGTGATCGAGTCGATCCCGAAAGGGCAGTGGGAAGCCGCGTACTCGATGGGCATGACGCGCGGCCAGGCGCTGCGCCGCGCGATCCTGCCGCAGGCGGCGCGCGTCGCGCTGCCGCCGCTGTCGAACTCGTTTATCGCGCTCGTGAAGGACACGTCGCTGGCCGCCGTGCTGACCGTGCCGGAAATTTTTCAGGCCGCGCAGCGGATTGCGTCGGTGACTTACGAGCCGCTCATTCTCTATACGGAAGCCGCGCTGATCTATCTGGTGTTCAGCTCGGTGCTGTCGTCCGCGCAGGTGCGCCTCGAACGCCGCTTCGGCCGTCACGCGCTTTTCACGTCAGGTAACTGA
- a CDS encoding amino acid ABC transporter ATP-binding protein — MIRLEKIEKYFGDHRVLNSVDLALAQGNVTALIGPSGSGKSTLLRCVNLLEIPEAGSLGIGDQRIQFSRTEKPSKEAVLAMRRRTGMVFQNFQLFPHRTVIENVMEGLLTVQKWDRERARVRALELLEKVGIAHKADAWPVTLSGGQQQRVAIARALAPSPEVLLCDEPTSALDPGLAAEVVEVLRQLAKEGMTMLMATHDLRLAASIARNVVFLSNGSIVEQGHSRDIFTRPQQPETASFVSTLTQSLPDSWED, encoded by the coding sequence ATGATCCGCCTCGAAAAAATCGAAAAGTATTTCGGCGATCATCGCGTGCTGAACAGCGTCGATCTCGCGCTTGCGCAAGGCAATGTGACGGCGCTGATCGGGCCTTCGGGCAGCGGTAAAAGCACGCTGCTGCGCTGTGTGAACCTGCTCGAAATTCCCGAAGCCGGCTCGCTCGGAATCGGCGACCAGCGCATCCAGTTCAGCCGCACGGAGAAGCCGTCGAAGGAAGCCGTGCTTGCGATGCGCCGCCGCACAGGGATGGTGTTCCAGAACTTTCAGCTGTTCCCGCATCGCACGGTGATCGAGAACGTGATGGAAGGGCTCCTCACCGTGCAGAAATGGGACCGCGAACGCGCGCGGGTGCGCGCGCTCGAATTGCTGGAGAAGGTCGGCATCGCGCACAAGGCCGATGCGTGGCCCGTTACGCTGTCGGGCGGTCAGCAGCAGCGAGTCGCGATTGCGCGCGCGCTTGCGCCTTCGCCGGAAGTGCTGCTGTGCGACGAGCCGACTTCCGCGCTCGATCCGGGCCTTGCCGCCGAAGTGGTCGAAGTGCTGCGCCAACTCGCGAAAGAAGGCATGACGATGCTGATGGCGACGCACGACCTGCGGCTCGCGGCATCGATCGCGCGCAACGTCGTGTTTCTGAGCAACGGCTCGATCGTCGAGCAAGGCCATTCGCGCGACATCTTTACGCGGCCGCAGCAGCCGGAAACCGCGAGCTTCGTGTCGACGCTCACGCAGAGCCTGCCGGATAGCTGGGAAGACTGA
- a CDS encoding YadA family autotransporter adhesin, whose amino-acid sequence MAVAISVGTMAAAPQAVRAASVTDYIAVSNNVMTGAPTTAANTLNTMAIGPSANAWGDNALAVGAGAGVARTGSTAIGSLSAALAVDSAVIGYGASTGFNADRAVSIGYMATADGSDSLGVGSFSIATGQRSLAFGFNAFTGSNAADSLALGSNSLVLVDGAVALGANAKADRANTVSVGNATLQRQIVNVAAGTANTDAVNVSQLRDAVSSGLADAVTYDSSAHDAVTLGGVTAGAPVRLGNVANGAVDAASHDAINGSQLYGLSASVASALGGGASVSPDGSVVAPTYRVGGSVFRNVGDALGNLDTRVTTNTSSINDLNIALGNVINNGVEPHYFHANSTLADSLATGVESVAIGGGAQAAFSNSVALGSNAVADRANSVSVGSVGNERQITHVAAGTADTDAVNVAQLKQAGLVDGNGHMASAVVYDNTDGQVDYASVTLGQGVAGGTVIHNLANGVLAGDAINLSQLNDAMNRVINVQTASTPFVSANGDAATEAASATGTHATAVGAAAVANGDQSTAIGGGAQSNAAAATAVGAQAVVTGANASAFGASSQATASGSVALGAGSVADRANTVSVGQAGSERQIVNVAPGTHGTDAVNLNQLNAAVDQTYQSINDLDRSTRKGIASASALQIVTPYLPGRTTLNAGVAGYRGQAAFGLGVSRWNEKGTINLNAGVASSGSNSTIVRAGIGIVLGN is encoded by the coding sequence ATGGCCGTCGCGATCAGTGTGGGCACGATGGCAGCGGCGCCGCAGGCGGTGCGCGCTGCTTCCGTCACCGACTACATCGCGGTGAGCAACAACGTAATGACGGGCGCGCCCACTACGGCAGCGAACACCCTGAACACAATGGCCATCGGGCCATCCGCGAATGCGTGGGGCGACAATGCGCTGGCTGTCGGAGCCGGGGCGGGTGTGGCGCGCACGGGATCGACTGCGATCGGCTCGCTGTCGGCTGCATTGGCTGTGGACTCGGCGGTGATCGGTTATGGCGCGTCGACAGGCTTCAATGCGGACCGGGCGGTGTCGATCGGCTATATGGCGACGGCGGACGGCAGTGATTCACTCGGGGTCGGTTCGTTTTCAATCGCAACGGGGCAGCGCTCGCTCGCCTTTGGCTTCAACGCCTTTACCGGTTCGAACGCCGCAGACAGTCTGGCGCTGGGATCGAACAGCCTTGTCCTCGTAGACGGCGCTGTCGCGTTGGGCGCGAACGCGAAGGCCGACCGGGCGAACACGGTGTCGGTGGGCAATGCAACGCTGCAACGCCAGATCGTCAACGTCGCGGCCGGCACGGCCAACACGGACGCGGTCAACGTCAGTCAGTTGCGGGACGCTGTGTCGTCAGGTTTGGCGGATGCCGTGACGTATGACTCGTCCGCGCATGACGCCGTCACGCTGGGCGGCGTGACAGCAGGTGCGCCCGTGCGGCTCGGCAACGTGGCCAACGGCGCAGTCGATGCTGCCAGTCACGACGCGATCAACGGTAGTCAACTGTATGGGCTGAGCGCAAGTGTTGCGTCGGCGCTAGGCGGCGGCGCGTCGGTGTCGCCCGATGGATCGGTCGTGGCGCCGACCTACCGCGTCGGCGGCAGCGTGTTTCGCAATGTCGGTGACGCACTGGGCAATCTCGATACCCGGGTTACGACCAACACCAGCTCGATCAACGACCTCAACATCGCACTCGGCAACGTGATCAACAATGGCGTCGAGCCGCATTACTTTCACGCCAATTCGACACTTGCCGACTCGCTGGCAACAGGCGTGGAGTCCGTCGCGATCGGCGGCGGCGCACAGGCCGCGTTTTCGAATTCGGTCGCGCTCGGTTCGAACGCGGTGGCGGATCGCGCCAATTCGGTGTCGGTGGGATCGGTGGGTAACGAGCGGCAGATCACGCATGTCGCCGCGGGTACGGCCGACACCGACGCGGTCAACGTCGCCCAGTTGAAGCAGGCGGGGCTCGTTGACGGCAATGGCCATATGGCGAGCGCGGTGGTCTATGACAACACGGACGGCCAGGTCGACTACGCGAGTGTGACCCTCGGGCAAGGTGTGGCGGGCGGCACCGTCATTCACAATCTGGCCAATGGCGTGCTTGCTGGCGACGCCATCAACCTCAGTCAGTTGAACGACGCAATGAACCGGGTCATCAACGTGCAAACGGCGTCTACGCCATTCGTGAGCGCGAATGGAGACGCCGCGACGGAAGCCGCATCCGCGACAGGTACGCATGCTACGGCGGTAGGCGCAGCCGCGGTCGCGAATGGCGATCAGTCGACCGCGATCGGCGGCGGCGCGCAGTCCAATGCTGCCGCAGCGACGGCCGTAGGCGCACAAGCCGTCGTTACCGGCGCAAACGCTTCGGCGTTCGGCGCGAGTAGCCAGGCCACTGCCAGCGGTTCGGTTGCGCTCGGCGCGGGCTCGGTGGCGGATCGGGCGAATACCGTGTCGGTCGGTCAGGCGGGCAGCGAGCGGCAGATTGTCAATGTCGCGCCCGGCACGCATGGGACGGATGCCGTCAACCTGAACCAGTTGAATGCGGCTGTCGATCAGACCTATCAGTCGATCAACGATCTCGACCGAAGCACGCGAAAGGGCATTGCGTCAGCTTCTGCCTTGCAGATCGTTACGCCCTATCTGCCAGGGCGCACGACGCTCAATGCCGGTGTCGCCGGCTATCGCGGTCAGGCGGCATTCGGGCTAGGCGTGTCGCGCTGGAACGAGAAGGGGACGATCAATCTCAATGCAGGCGTAGCGTCGTCGGGCAGTAACAGCACCATTGTGCGTGCAGGTATCGGCATCGTGCTCGGCAACTGA
- a CDS encoding DUF3443 domain-containing protein → MNNVLMGAVRFAQVTIVTLVTLTTLAGCGGGSSTTNTAGNSPQSTPASPGAAASSTPSASAPAPASAPVATVQQSTIPNVHPVVVTSTPTQTRNMLTTSVTVCVPGTSNCVTIDNVQVDTGSQGLRVLASQLPASLELPAVPATPPAGTANTLNGECSVFGTGFTWGAVRTADVRMASQLAPGIAIQVIADPSVPTVPSDCAASGLPMMTPSALRVNGILGVGLFSADCGGGCITSALPRWYYACDPTGSCTSTRQPLAQQVANPISQFALDNNGIVLDLPAVGPNGAATLNGSMIFGIGTQANNTLGNATVLKANTTSGYVTTSLNGQPYSQSFFDSGSNGLFFPSTTLARCGFWWCPASTQSLTATVTGTNGASASPAFSIANAQTLFATQNYAFNNLGGPSNAFDWGLPFFFGRRVYTAIESRLTSAGKGPFYAF, encoded by the coding sequence ATGAACAACGTATTGATGGGTGCAGTTCGCTTCGCGCAGGTCACGATCGTTACGCTCGTCACACTGACCACATTAGCGGGATGCGGCGGCGGTTCCAGCACGACGAACACCGCCGGCAATTCACCCCAGTCAACACCTGCTTCGCCAGGCGCAGCGGCCAGCAGCACACCATCGGCCAGCGCGCCCGCGCCCGCGAGCGCCCCCGTCGCGACGGTGCAGCAATCGACGATCCCCAACGTTCATCCCGTGGTCGTCACGTCGACGCCCACGCAGACCCGCAACATGCTCACGACGAGCGTGACGGTATGCGTGCCCGGCACGTCGAATTGCGTGACGATCGACAACGTGCAGGTCGATACGGGTTCGCAGGGCCTGCGCGTGCTCGCCTCACAATTGCCGGCGAGCCTCGAGCTGCCAGCCGTGCCCGCCACACCGCCTGCGGGCACGGCCAACACGCTCAACGGGGAATGCAGCGTGTTCGGCACGGGCTTTACCTGGGGCGCCGTACGCACAGCCGATGTCCGCATGGCCAGCCAGCTCGCGCCCGGCATCGCGATCCAGGTAATCGCCGACCCTTCCGTCCCGACGGTGCCGTCCGACTGCGCCGCTTCAGGCTTGCCGATGATGACGCCCAGCGCGCTGCGCGTGAACGGCATTCTCGGCGTCGGCCTGTTTTCCGCCGATTGCGGCGGCGGCTGTATCACGTCGGCCTTGCCTCGCTGGTACTACGCGTGCGACCCGACGGGCTCATGTACATCCACCAGGCAGCCCCTTGCTCAACAGGTGGCCAACCCCATCAGCCAGTTTGCGCTCGACAACAACGGCATCGTGCTCGACCTGCCCGCCGTGGGTCCGAACGGCGCGGCGACGTTGAATGGATCGATGATCTTCGGCATCGGCACGCAGGCCAACAACACGCTCGGCAACGCGACTGTGCTGAAGGCCAACACGACGAGTGGCTATGTGACAACCTCCCTCAACGGACAACCCTATTCACAAAGCTTTTTCGACAGCGGTTCAAACGGCCTGTTCTTCCCGAGCACGACGCTCGCGCGTTGCGGTTTCTGGTGGTGCCCCGCTTCGACGCAATCGCTGACGGCGACGGTGACGGGCACCAACGGTGCATCAGCTTCGCCGGCATTTTCGATTGCCAACGCGCAAACGCTGTTCGCCACCCAAAACTATGCGTTCAATAACCTTGGCGGCCCCTCGAACGCGTTCGACTGGGGGCTGCCGTTCTTCTTCGGACGGCGCGTCTACACCGCGATCGAATCGCGACTGACTTCCGCTGGCAAGGGACCGTTCTACGCGTTTTGA
- a CDS encoding DUF2844 domain-containing protein, which produces MSFNNTHPATAIATSVVFALCANTLAASDARAQLGGTMPAPQVTGNPTQRVLPGSAVRVRSSVDAGGTTINEYATGDGLIFAYAWQGPTMPDLTRMLGPYAERYRAKAAEQFDATGLLHASRVEQTDVIVESGGQMRSYVGRAWLPAALPADVSLADLR; this is translated from the coding sequence ATGTCATTCAACAATACTCATCCAGCGACCGCCATCGCCACATCCGTCGTGTTCGCGCTGTGCGCGAACACGCTCGCTGCCAGCGACGCGCGCGCCCAGCTCGGCGGCACGATGCCCGCGCCCCAGGTCACCGGCAACCCGACACAGCGCGTTTTGCCGGGCAGCGCGGTGCGGGTACGTTCGAGCGTCGATGCAGGTGGCACGACCATTAACGAGTACGCGACTGGCGACGGTTTGATCTTCGCCTACGCGTGGCAAGGCCCGACCATGCCGGACCTCACGCGAATGCTAGGCCCGTATGCGGAACGGTATCGCGCGAAGGCGGCGGAACAGTTCGACGCGACGGGACTTCTTCATGCATCGCGCGTCGAGCAAACGGACGTCATCGTTGAATCGGGTGGACAGATGCGCAGCTATGTCGGTCGAGCTTGGCTGCCGGCTGCCCTTCCAGCCGACGTTTCGCTTGCCGATCTGCGCTGA
- the bamC gene encoding outer membrane protein assembly factor BamC has product MTELRLTKRFAALLMAGGLVAGCGTSSPNKIDYKSDSKSKEVSLAVPPNMLEETADQRSLPPQSGQTSLSTLQQVQSDAPTAAVVAPAVSGMHIQRDGTESWLVLDNQSPDKAWPQIRRFWQEQGFLLVVDQRDKGVMETDWNETHPSINDGLIRSTLSKAMGNSYVTAERNKYRTRLEAAPNGGTYVFISQKGLREALSGANNDTSKWEPKPNDPALETEYLKRLMATLAKNDTGTRTANAAADVSPAGSQTPPNAAAGGAKSAAAATAAQNVALAGQTPVRDPSSADTSAQFSSTELTLGEPYDRAWLRVGLALDRSNFTVDDRDLTRGIYFVRYVDPKDMTSAEQGFWSQVFHGRKEKVAKQYRVNVRAVTPNQTRVAVVDDKGDVDSSPQAKQIMSLMVDQLH; this is encoded by the coding sequence ATGACTGAACTTCGTCTCACCAAGCGGTTTGCAGCATTGCTGATGGCAGGCGGTCTGGTCGCCGGCTGCGGCACGTCGTCGCCGAACAAGATCGACTACAAGAGCGACTCGAAATCGAAGGAAGTGTCACTCGCTGTTCCGCCGAACATGCTCGAGGAAACCGCAGACCAGCGTTCGCTGCCGCCGCAAAGCGGTCAGACCTCGCTGTCCACGTTGCAGCAGGTGCAAAGCGATGCGCCGACCGCGGCAGTGGTCGCACCCGCCGTCAGCGGCATGCATATCCAGCGCGACGGCACGGAAAGCTGGCTCGTGCTCGACAACCAGAGCCCGGACAAGGCGTGGCCGCAAATCCGCCGTTTCTGGCAGGAACAGGGCTTTCTGCTCGTCGTCGACCAGCGCGACAAGGGCGTGATGGAGACGGACTGGAACGAAACGCATCCGTCCATCAACGACGGCCTGATCCGCAGCACGCTGTCGAAGGCGATGGGCAACTCGTACGTGACGGCTGAGCGCAACAAGTACCGCACGCGTCTGGAAGCGGCGCCGAACGGCGGCACCTATGTGTTCATCAGCCAGAAGGGCCTGCGCGAAGCACTCAGCGGCGCGAACAACGATACGAGCAAGTGGGAACCGAAGCCGAATGATCCCGCGCTCGAAACCGAATACCTGAAGCGCCTGATGGCGACGCTCGCCAAGAACGACACGGGCACGCGTACGGCAAACGCGGCGGCAGATGTCTCGCCGGCCGGCTCGCAAACGCCGCCTAACGCGGCGGCGGGCGGCGCGAAATCGGCGGCGGCCGCAACGGCTGCGCAGAACGTCGCGCTGGCCGGACAAACGCCCGTGCGGGATCCTTCGTCGGCGGATACGTCGGCGCAGTTCTCGTCGACGGAACTGACGCTGGGCGAGCCGTATGACCGCGCGTGGCTGCGCGTCGGTCTCGCGCTCGACCGCAGCAATTTCACCGTCGACGACCGCGATCTCACGCGCGGCATCTACTTTGTCCGCTATGTCGATCCGAAGGACATGACGTCGGCCGAGCAGGGCTTCTGGAGCCAGGTGTTCCACGGCCGCAAGGAAAAGGTCGCCAAGCAGTATCGCGTGAACGTGCGCGCGGTGACGCCGAACCAGACGCGTGTTGCCGTCGTCGACGACAAGGGCGACGTCGATTCGTCGCCGCAAGCAAAGCAGATCATGTCGCTGATGGTTGATCAGTTGCATTGA
- a CDS encoding DMT family transporter produces MRTHRDSTARDTFTMNPVNILQLLILAALWGASFLFIRVGVSDFGVAPLMALRVGIGALFLLVVLVARRPLRESAATLRTRALPLLVVGILNSAAPFCLFAYAEITLSAGVTSVINATTPLWGAVVAFVWLKDRLSVLRTIGLAIGFAGVLMLVWDQIATPSGTNISPATTALAAAAALGATLLYGIAASYTKKHLTGVDALTVATGTMIGATIVVLPLAVATWPAVAPSVNAWGSVIALGVACTGIAYMLFFHLIAVAGPARAITVTFVIPIFGILWGALFLGEHVSMGMIEGCAVILIGTALATGVVKRIPGFGGRGVSERC; encoded by the coding sequence ATGCGTACGCATCGCGACTCAACTGCGCGCGACACCTTCACGATGAATCCAGTCAACATCCTCCAGCTTCTCATCCTCGCGGCCCTCTGGGGCGCGTCGTTCCTGTTCATTCGCGTTGGCGTGAGCGACTTCGGGGTCGCGCCGCTGATGGCGCTACGTGTCGGCATCGGCGCGCTGTTTCTGCTGGTCGTGCTCGTCGCGCGGCGTCCGTTGCGCGAGTCGGCGGCGACGTTGCGCACGCGCGCGCTGCCGTTGCTCGTGGTCGGCATACTCAATTCCGCCGCGCCGTTCTGTCTGTTCGCGTATGCGGAGATCACGCTGTCGGCGGGCGTCACCTCCGTGATCAACGCCACGACGCCGCTGTGGGGCGCGGTCGTCGCCTTCGTGTGGCTCAAGGACCGCCTGAGCGTGCTGCGTACTATCGGTCTCGCGATCGGTTTCGCGGGCGTGCTGATGCTCGTCTGGGATCAGATCGCCACGCCGAGCGGCACCAACATCTCGCCCGCCACGACGGCGCTCGCGGCGGCCGCCGCTCTCGGCGCGACGCTGCTGTACGGCATCGCGGCCAGCTACACGAAGAAGCATCTGACGGGCGTCGACGCGCTCACGGTCGCGACGGGCACGATGATCGGCGCGACGATCGTGGTATTGCCGCTGGCCGTGGCGACGTGGCCCGCGGTCGCCCCGTCCGTGAATGCATGGGGCTCGGTGATCGCGCTGGGCGTCGCGTGTACGGGCATCGCCTATATGCTGTTCTTCCATCTGATCGCCGTCGCCGGTCCCGCGCGCGCGATCACCGTGACGTTCGTGATCCCCATTTTCGGCATCCTGTGGGGTGCGCTGTTCCTCGGCGAACACGTGTCGATGGGCATGATCGAGGGCTGCGCAGTGATTCTTATCGGCACCGCGCTCGCAACGGGCGTAGTCAAACGCATTCCAGGCTTCGGCGGACGCGGCGTGAGCGAGCGTTGCTGA